In Nitrospira sp., the genomic window CGCGCGCTATCTACGACCCAGTCAAGGAGTATGGGCTTTCACCCGGCATCGAGAAGAAACTCATTTCTTGCGGGTATGTGGGCAGAACTCAACCGGAGCTGTCTCGGGAGCGCATTCGAGAACAATTACAGTTGCAGACCGATCGGTTGGTGCTGGTTACGCCTGGTGGCGGGGACGATGGCTATCCGCTCTTAAAAACTTACATCGCCATGCTGCGGAAACAGTTTGGGGGTAGGCGCCCGACGTTCGATACGTTTCTCGTCACCGGTCCGTTAATGGATCCCCATCAACGTCGTCGTCTGCAGCAAGCCGCACAGGCCGGGTTGGCGTTGACAGTCACTGAGTTCACCCCACGTCTGTACGAATATCTGACCGCAGCCGATCTCGTCGTGTCCATGGGGGGATATAACACCATTGTGGAGATTCTAGCAGCCAACCAACGTGGGATCATCGTCCCGCGCGTCCATCCGCGGCTTGAACAGTGTATCCGCGCGGAACGTCTTGCGGCGAAGGGGCTTCTGGAGATGATTCACCCCACCAAGTTGACCTCCACTCGCCTGTTTCATGCCATCATGCAGTCGCTTCAACGGCCACGTCCCCCTCGCTCGGAGGACATCGGGATACCTCTTGATGGTGCCGCCAATGTTTCGAAGGCCATGAAGCAACTCTTCGTGGATGTCCAAGACATCAGGACTAACCACCCTCTCATACCTCGCCCTTCAAATGTTCACACGCTCCCGAGACTGAGAGCGGAAAGCTTGCCGATCTAGACCATGTCGACCGAATCCACCATGAAGAAGATCGGCTATCTCCTTAAAATTTTCCCCAAGGTCTCGGAGACGTTCATTCTTCAAGAGGTCCTGGACTTGGAAGCGCTGGACGTGAATCTTTCGATATACGCTCTCCAATCCCCAACCGATACCATCACCCACGGCTTGGCCGCTCAGGTACGCGCATCTGTCACCTATTTGCCTGATTCGCTTTTGACCTTTTGTGAAAACCCATTTTGGGCCCACCTGCGTCTGTTCATGGGGTCTCCCCGACGCTATCTGTCGACCCTGCGCTTCTGGCTTCAAACTGCAGAGCACCCATCGTGGCAAAAACTCGTCCAGGCAGGCTCCCTAGCCGCTGCCCTTCAGGACGACCGTATCGACCACCTCCATGTCCATTTTGCAAATGC contains:
- a CDS encoding glycosyltransferase, which codes for MLIMLYSHDSYGLGHIRRSLEIATHLSESIPDASLIMLTGSMQAHAYALPDRMEYIKLPALTKDSGGQYCSRLLPHTIDITLKLRQRIILESVRNLRPDILLVDKAPAGIRGELLPALQFLKTKSPSTRIILGMRDIEDHPDHVHAEWAKSGTLPLLKNTYHAILLYGSRAIYDPVKEYGLSPGIEKKLISCGYVGRTQPELSRERIREQLQLQTDRLVLVTPGGGDDGYPLLKTYIAMLRKQFGGRRPTFDTFLVTGPLMDPHQRRRLQQAAQAGLALTVTEFTPRLYEYLTAADLVVSMGGYNTIVEILAANQRGIIVPRVHPRLEQCIRAERLAAKGLLEMIHPTKLTSTRLFHAIMQSLQRPRPPRSEDIGIPLDGAANVSKAMKQLFVDVQDIRTNHPLIPRPSNVHTLPRLRAESLPI